Below is a window of Panthera leo isolate Ple1 chromosome B4, P.leo_Ple1_pat1.1, whole genome shotgun sequence DNA.
taGGTCGTTgtcttttactattttaatttcatcGATATTTCAGAAGGATCTGGTATTTTTCCAATAGTTGTCTCACTTTGACCAGGCTTATTCACAACTATTAGTTACAGAATAGCTAGCATGTGCCTGGCACTAGGCTATATAACTTACTTGGTAAATGGTGAGCTAATTCTCTTTTCAATAATACCATGGAACTTCTTAAAAGTTTGTTGCTTTTATTCAAATGAACTCCAAACACATTTCAGGGGTTCCCCAAAATAGCAAAGACTTTAAGAGTaaggattttaaagtaatttgacTGGAAAACCTGATGATCAATGTCTGCACTGAGCAGACCTACCTTAAGGATGTAGGATTTGTGTTTTCCACCAGAATATTATTAAGGATTTATGCTGTGTGGCATCCTTTGGTGTGTGAGATTAAGGAAGTTGGATTAAGTGCCAAACAGAGTAGAGCACTCCCAGCTGCAAATCAAGGACTCCATCAAATAATCCAGGAGTGCTACTACTTGGAAAACGTGTTCTTACCCCTCCCACTTTCTCCCGGTCTATAAAACTCAGCCTATAAACCCATCCTATAAAACTCAGCCACCAGATACCTGCATCCTCTTCAAGGCCAGATGCTTTTCAATGTTGCTAAATTGGTTCAGGAAATGGATCAACCATTTCTTACTAGCTCGTTGTCCTCTCGATCCTCAGTTTTCAGGTAGTAGAGCAACCTCACGGCTTTGGCTTCCAGGAGTAACTGGTTCATTCCCATCCTCTCGCCTAAGAAAGTTCCTCCAATGGTGCCAGCCAGGTAGATGGGCTGACCGGTGTGGTTGTAGATTGGGAAAGTGACATTTCTCAGGTCGAGGTCCCTGTTCATCTGCCAGGCATACAGGAGTGGGTTGGAAGGCACGCAGAGACCCTGGTGCTTGGCACACACCTGATTGTAGTGGATCTGGGTTCCGTTTTCCCCCATCGCATACAGATCCTGGATCACGTCATCCACTTTACTAACTTCTGATAAGATTGCTGGTTCTAGCAGGGAGGTCGTGTTGGAGACCGCTAGAATACAAGCGAAATTGACCTCGGTGCTCTTCCTGGAGATGGAGAAGCGGTAACAGTCGGTGGTGGTGAAGCGTTCCTGCACAAAGCGCCGCTCGGCCTTGGCCGGGCTCCCTATTGGGGTGTACTGCTCCTCGAGGTTTTCTTCTACATCCTTGGGCAGGTAAATCAAACCGGTGCCCAGAGCGGCCATCAGCACCATGGGCACCAGCAGGAAGATCCAGGGGTGCGCGCCCACTTCGCATCCTAGCCTTCGGAAGAGGCCTCCAGGCAGTCGGTGTGGCAACGGGGTCTCTCGGACATCCGGTTTTCCGACGGATATGCGGGCAGCGAGGAATCCCCCCTCACTGACACCGGATGTGAATGGGGCGCCCCGGCGGGCTCTGGCAACTGCCCCGAAGCCCAGGTCATCTCGGGTTCCTGTCTTCGACCGAACTGCTCTGACTCGTGCTTGGAGGCCGGCAGCGGCTCTGAGCCCGGCCCTGCCTCGGGTTGCCACCTCGCCTCCGACCTGGGCCCGGCTCCTCTGCTGCGCGCTCCCGCTCTGCTGGCGCCAGCGCCGtcgcctccgcctccgcctctgCCTCCGCCTCCCGCCGGGCCTCTGGCGCCACCTCGGAGGGACTAAGGCTCATTTCCGGGAAGGAAAGGCCGGGGTCTCAAACGTGACAGCAGATTAGAAAGCAGCCACTGGACCTAGCGCCCATCTCCACCCCACACGACGGTTTCCTGGAGAAATTCTACGGAAGTCTGTTTGAGTTCCGGCTGCTCGCACCTGTATCCCGAAGGTTCGTTGGGAAGCACGTGTTTTGACTCATAGCCCAACTAGCCCCAAATTGTCTGTGGCGTGCCTGATGCTCCCAGGAAGTTAGTACACAAACAGTACTTAACGGTAAGATGCGTGCCTCTTCTACAAGActtacacacacacctacacacacacacacacacacacacacacacacacacaaatgtggtGTTGCCTTTCCAGGGAGCATCCAGTAACACAGTTCTCGGGTAAGGTGAACCTCGTACACCTGGTTTAGTGATTCTTTTTGTTAACTACAAACGTAACATATATTCTTCTTGTAAAAAGTTAGAAGTAAATAAGTGGGCTGAAAAGTGGGTATTTATCTTGGGTCTATTCCGCCCACAGTTCCCAGGATGGAGGGACCCCTGTGTTCATGTCACCGTTTTTACGAAAACCTTTACCTACCTTTTAACATGCACGCAACCGAGAAGCAGGTCTTGAGCGGTTCTTAAGAATTATGAAAATTGCTTGCCATGCTTTTCATGGTTGGTAGTCACCTAATATTATTGTGATTGTGTTTTTATGTGGGTAGGTCTAGCATTTTAATGAAATCTCCAGATTGTAAGAGTACCAAGTCCAAGAGTTTAAGAAAGATATGTTTAACAGTattttcaaggagaaagaaataggagATTTTGTTAAGTTGCGTCTCCAGAAAGTCATTGTTTGAGCGACCTTATTAAAATAACCACAAGATGGCACccgttttctattttaaaagttatggtaaaggaaactgaagattccttctctctttcatctGTGTTTCCAAGTCCTAATTATAGCTACATCTTGAGTTCATCGCTGGTGTGCTATAAACCTAGTGGCTTCTGTATCACATTTAAAGTCTGTAGATAGAGGAACTGATCTGAGAATTCCATTTGTTGAACCATGTCTACGTTATGGAGAGAATGGCTCAGCTGTTCTCCTAAACATTTAAGAGGAAATGGTAGGGTGAAGGTGTTCACAAGTACTCTATAATGTACACATCCAAACACAGGGCCTCTTCCAGCCCATCTTTATAAAGTATTTCTCTAGCACAACATCAATGTGTGTTTTTCATCTCAAAACACAAGTAAATTTCTACAATTGCTCCTAAATCAGGCACTGTGAAGTGCAAATAAATTCTATAGTAAAATATGTACCCTGGGATTTGATTTTATCGAGTTTCTTCATTATAGATTATTGGTTccagattattttattaatctcgTCATCTAGATTACTAATGTTTGTGCGGGTCTAGAATGTCAATCAAAAATACCACTATTAGTTATTTTCCACCagtttttctgtatcatttcatAAAAGGAATGTAGCATTTCCAAAATGAGCTCATCGCCTATTTTTGAGTTATAAAAGCCAGAAAGGCTCTGAAAGATTGGTTTCAGAACTCTACACTTCTCCAGGTGAAGCTGTAACATGGCCTAGAAGTGACATGGTTTCTAATTAAGGAAGTCTCTAAAGGCTCTTCCTTTCAATTCAGGAAGACCCTCTGGCCTTCAATTTGAGAATGGTGTCTACTGTGTCAGGATAGGATTCTCCATACTTCAGAAAATGCCTTTTGTATGAGGAGGGGACGGGTATTGGGAATTCAAGAATATAGTttagaacttaaaattttatctagTCTCCTTCTTATCCACCTTCAGTCTAGATAAAATGAAGCAGACAAAGCATTCCTTGTATCTCCTATCACCATGTagattccatttccttctgtTACCCAGTCCTTCTCAAGCAGCCCCTGcgctccattttttttctcttctcctcccttctcttttgcttcccgcccccaccccggtgCCCAACCGccccttctccttttctaatACCTATTCTCTCACATTAGCCAAACTGAGTTTGATATTAAtaaagggaattttatttttttattaaaaaaatttgccCATTAATATTTATAAGATGTTTCTGTTTTAACTGTGTATTTTAGTTATATGATAATCTGTTTCCTACACTTGACCATGAGCTCCTCAGAGAAACTCTGTCTCATTCATCCCTGCCTACTCAGAGGTACTCAGAGGACACTCAAATGTTAGTCATAACTTAGGTGGTCCTGTTTATCTTTCCATAGCTCTAGAAATTATCTAATTCAAACATGGCAGACATCATGGCTGAAATGTATTCTGTAGATCCCATAGGGTCTGCTCAGATGCCTGCGTTCTCACTGAGACATGAAGTATCTTTTTGCATCTTTTCCCCTGCCCTATATTAagctttttcccatttccttttttgcttGTTAAAATTAACACAGTATAGCTGTTTCTCCTAACTTGTATAATAATCTGTCACAGAGCATTATGGAGTCactcagttttccttttctaaactGAAATGTAAAGATTTAATAAATTGATTGGTCATTGAGAAGAAGCTCTAAAACTGAAACACGAGTAattaagaaagaaactgaagaaagggCAGCAGAAAGAACTGACCATGAATGTAGTGTTGCAGAAGAAACATATTGTTAAGATGCATGTACATATTGTGGTAGGCTCTTATATTGATGGTCTCCAATGAATCATGGCTCCCAGAATTTATGATTTGTCATGGTTCCCTCCCACATTGACTCTGGGTTTGGCTATGTGACTTACTTGGTCCAATGGGACATTAGCAACTGTGACACAGCCGAAGGTTGATAAGTTCTTGTACATTGGGATTGGCTTGGAAGCAAGAGAGCTCAGGTTTTTATGGACTTGGGGTTCATAATGCTGATGGTAAAACTCTTTGAAGTAGTTACTTTATCATTGGCTTTCATtaagtttctaaaaaaattttaattttattttagagagagagaaagcacaggggagggggcagagggagagagagagagagagagagagagagagagagagagaatcttaagcagtctctttgctcagtgtggagcctgatgtggagctcagtcccacgactctgggatcatgacctgggcagaaatcaagagttagatgctcaccggactgagccattcaggtgcccctaaattcctttttatattataaggtgaatttctccttttctgtagTATAGCAATACCTAAAGAGATGgctcaggaaacagcagaagaCAAATTGGAAAAtgcttgagaaaagaaaaataaagatttccttAATGGAAGTGTTGGAATTGGGAGAACATattaaacagaagaggaaaaaggagatcTTGAAGGTCACGCTCAACATATGGAAAggataaaacagcaacaacaaccagACTGGACAGCTTATGGAGTAGGACTTTAAAAGGTGGGAAATAATTTAGTAACTAATTGGCTGGAGAGAGTGActagagtcttaaaaaaaatctaacaggcggggtgcctgggtggctcagctggttaagcatctgacttcaactcaggtcgtgataaacataaaaaaacattaaataaacataagtaaacattaaaaaacatttttaagtcccattcaatgatgaaaatatttctaataatagCCCTTATTGAATTTCAAcgtgttttaaataatttcacacatattaaataatttaatcctaAGAACTCCACGAGCGAAGTACTATCTTCTCCCTTTGAGAAGTGGAAAATGTGACAgagagaagctaagtaacttgccccaaatcacacaggtAGTAAGAGGTAGAGCTGGGATAGGAACCCAGGCACAATGGCCTCAAAGTCCATACTTTTAATTAGCATGCCATAATGCCTTGAAAAATATCCAATACCGCTGAACTTCCATTGCCTGTGTAGACCATGTACTCCTGGATTGAGTGTGAATTCTGTCTAGTCCTATTTGAGCAGAATCTGTGTAGGCCCTAGAATCTACGTCCTAGGGACGCTTTACCCTGAGGCCCCCACATCCGTTTCAGTTGTAGAATCATCCTCAGCAGATTTCTGAACAGAATCTGTTATTCTGTTACTCAGTAAAGACTACTGAAGTCTTTACCCCTTGGGCCTAGTGAGGACCAATCCTACTGCCATGTTCTCTCTCGCAAAAAACTAACCCTTTTcagcttttggattttctatactCTAAGAACTTACTTCACGTGAATGGGATGGAAATCTTTCCTCTGTCACACCGTTTTCTGTGGTGGAGATCATGGCAAAACTACCCACTCTTCCAGGCTACATTTCTTCTACTCTTTTCAGGAAGGTTCCCTTAGTTTTATAAATCCTATCCTGACCCTCACAGTGattcctttccttctcaaaaaCCTGTAAGCAGCCCTGTTTGGTGGGACTGACTGCTCTCTCTTTATTACTTCCCCTTGATTTAGGACTCAGACATTGGTTTTTTTCCCTAACAgactctatttttgttttgggaAGGCTCCCACAGGCAGAAGTATGAAGCCAAGGAGTTACTGAATTATCAAACCACCAACTGTTCACCTTACCTTGTCCACCTTCACCTCCATTGGATGAATTCATTCTCTCCCATTACCCCACATGGACTTAGGGACCAGGGTCCATCACTTTGGTCCTCCCTCATTTagtgtttctcctttttctgtgctTCTCTTCTGAGATTTAACTCTAGAAACTCTTGGTTCCCTAGGGCTCAGGAGATACAAAAATCTTTACCTGGACACTGACTTAATAATACGGCATCTATTCTAATTGCCCAAGTTCTTGACTTAAAAGTctattcagtttttctgtaaCCACTTTGACTAGCTTTCCTGTCCTTAAAGGGAATATCTCCAAGAGCACCTGCAGTTACTCAGTTATCTCCTGGGCTTGTGCTCCCTCTGGGAACATTACTCTAGTTTCCTCTGttagatttaaaaacattttttttaatgtttatttttgagagagagagagacaaagcgcgaGTGGGTAagaagcagaggtggggtggggggacacagaatccgaggcaggctccagattctgagctgtcagcaaagagccctatgtggggcttaaacccacgaaccatgagatcgtgacctgagctgcagtcagacgcttaactgactgagccacccaggcaccccgagtgggattttttatttgtttgttttagttttataccTTTATGAAGGTAAGGAGAGTTTGCTGTcaagtgggttttttaaatttttatcatgaatgagttaaatttttttaaaaacttttttaatgtttatttatttttgagagagacagagacagaatgcaagtgggttaggggcagagagaaagggagacacagaatccgaagcacgctccaggctctgagctgtcagcacagagcccaatgtggggctcgaacccacgagctgtgagatcatgacctgagctgaagttggactctcaaccgactgagccacccaggtgccccaatgagtTAAATTTTTTATCAAATCATGTGTGTTAATCTATTGGGAAGACCATGTGGAGTCTCTCCTTCCTTTACGTATGTGGCAAATAGTATTAGTATTCTTTAACCCTAAGAAATGCTTTAAAACCCTAAGTGTCAGAATATAACGTGGATTCATAATAGTAAGACTATCGGCACAGACATCACGTTGGCATTCTAATACAATCAGGCTTGAAATAAGAAGCAGTAAAGCATACATACACCAAatacagaactttttcatctgaATTCTCTCCTGCTAGAGTGAGTTAGTGAAAGAAGTAATTGGATCTGTGGCAGAAGGTCAGCTTGCCCAAGAAGCCAGAGTAAACCTCATTCAGGAAGAATATCGAGAATATTGC
It encodes the following:
- the PTCHD3 gene encoding LOW QUALITY PROTEIN: patched domain-containing protein 3 (The sequence of the model RefSeq protein was modified relative to this genomic sequence to represent the inferred CDS: inserted 2 bases in 2 codons; substituted 1 base at 1 genomic stop codon); this encodes MTWASGQLPEPAGAPHSHPVSVRGDSSLPAYPSENRMSERPRCHTDCLEAXFRRLGCEVGAHPWIFLLVPMVLMAALGTGLIYLPKDVEENLEEQYTPIGSPAKAERRFVQERFTTTDCYRFSISRKSTEVNFACILAVSNTTSLLEPAILSEVSKVDDVIQDLYAMGENGTQIHYNQVCAKHQGLCVPSNPLLYAWQMNRDLDLRNVTFPIYNHTGQPIYLAGTIGGTFLGERMGMNQLLLEAKAVRLLYYLKTEDREDNXASKKWLIHFLNQFSNIEKHLALKRMQVVYFTSISRQLEFEAILMTVIPLFHLAYLLIILFAIISCYRCDCVXNKMWAATFGMISAALAVVNGLGLILYIGMPLVIIVANSPFLILGTGK